The genomic region CCTCCGGCGTCAACAACCTTGGACGCGGCTGGGCGGGCGCGATCTACCCATACGTCAAGAGCACCGGCGTTTACAAGTGCCCTGATGATTCTACGTCCACCGCGACGAGCCTCGAACAGAGCGCCGTCGCCGAGACAGATTATCCGACCTCGTACGGTTTGAACGGAAATCTGACGGGCCGCGCCGTTTGGAGCAACTACCCAATCGTCACCACTCTCTCCGGCCTGACGGCCCCGGCCAGCACGGTGCAGCTGTTCGAACTGGTGGGAGAGCAAGCTCCTCTTGGCAACGCCAGCGTCGTGGACACCCGCTCCGTGGTCGCCTGCGGACCTGACGGCGGCGGCGACGGCGGTTGGGACGGCGGCTGGTCCGGCGCGAACGGCGGCGGAACGCAGTCCACGATCCATTATGCGACCGGTATCCTTGGAAACCCGCCGCGCACCGCCGGAACGAACACCTACGAGGGTTCGCCGAGCAGCATCAAGACCGGCCGCCACACCGACGCCGCGAACTACCTGATGACCGACGGCCATGTCAAGTGGATCCGCGGCGCATCGATCTCGGCCGGCCCGAACGCCTACACGCCGACAGACGCTCAGAGCGGCAACCAGGCCGCCGGCACATCGGCCACCGGCTTCGCCGCAACATTCAGCGCGATCTAACCATCGCGCGCCTGATCTCTCCTCGGACGTAATACTTAAGCCGCACTTCCTTCGGGAAAGTGCGGCTCTTTTTATTCTTTACGCCTGAATTTATTCCTGCGACATCAGCGCTTCGAGCCGCCCCATCATGTATGCCCAGCCGTCGGTGTTGCCGTTAAACAGCTTTTCGGCGCTCTCCGCCGGAAGCGACGCGAACCCGCTTTCCTTCACCCGGACAATCGTGCCGTCCGCGACTTCCTCAAGCCGGAACTCCACCAGCGTGTGCGGCTCGGCCAGCACGTCCCCATGGAAGCCATGCGAATCTTCGCCGGCGCATGGAACCCAATTGTAGGCAAAATAATCGTGTGGATCGACGGCGATGACATAGATCTGGACTTTAAAATTGTTTCCGAAGTCGAACGTGGGCCTTTCCCCTGGCTCAATCGCTCCCTCGACCGCGTCCGGGAACCAGGCGACGATCTGTTTCGGATCCGTGATTGCCTTGAAGACGCGCTCTTTCGGAGCGCGGACAGTAATTTCTCTCTCGATGGTGTCTTGTGCCGTGGTGATCATTTGCAGCCTCCGAGTTGCATTATATCAGACTTCCGCGTAACACGCAACCTTATAGTAGCTTTTTATGCATCTCGGTTTACAGACCGGCGATATCCCGATGCCGCGCGACATTCCCCTGCCCGTCCAATTCAATATATGGATTGCAGGCAATCTCCCACAGGTTGCCCTCAACATCGACCACATATCCAAAAACGTCGCCTCCGGCCGCTTCACAATCCCAACGCCTCGGCTCTCCAGCAGCGCGAACAGCGCATTGACCTCCGTCTCCGTCTGCACATTATAAGCCAGCGTAAACGGCTTGGCGCCCGCGGTTTCCGCCGCCAGGTTCGCATCCGCCGCCAGCGCCTCCTTGCCGAAGAACGCCAGCAGGAAACCATTCATCTGGAAGAAGACGATATCCGCGCTCGCCGCAACCGGCGTCCATTCAAACTTCTCTTCGTAAAACGCACGGACTGCCGCGAGATCATTCACGCCAACGGTCAGGAGAGAAAGCCTTTGCTGCATACCGCCTCACCCGACGTATACTTCTTCGTCATATTTACCTTGCTCAGACGGGTTTCTGATAGCCTTGCTCCGTCAGTGTCCCCAGCAAAACACAATCCCCGTCGTCAAACCCCGCGACCACGGCGCGCTCTGTCCAGGTTCCTGGGAATATCGACGTGTCGATATTCCGAATAATCGACAGGAGGGCCAGGCACGCGTATCCAAGGCAAAGCACATATTCGGCCATCGGCATGGCTTCCGGCGCCTGTTGAATGGCGCAGTGAATCGTGTGCAGGACCTTTGACTCCGCGACATAGTGGCCTGGCAGATACGTGTCATCGCGAAAGCACGCCCAGTCCAGCCCGCCGGGCGTATAGGCCTGTGTGGATCCGGATACGTAGAGCGCACACGAAGGCTTGTCGTCAGCCTCAGGGTTAAACAGGCCAAACCAAAAAGCTTTCACGGGAACGGGAACAGGATCTTGAGTAAACGTACTGACGAGCCACTGCCGCAGAAGCGCCTCATCTTCAGCGTAACCGAGATTGCGCAGAGTGCTCCAGAGAGCCGTGGGATACACACGCGAGCAATAGTCGAGCAGCGTTTCCATGCCGGTCGTAGTAGACGGCGCACGCGAAACTTCTTGCATCATGAATTCATAGGCGGCAGCGATGTTAATTTCCATATAGTCCTCGTGCCTTAATTTTACGCTACTCTGTCTAACATGTCCAGTGTTATGGCGTAGCGAAGCGGCTCCCCTGCCCGCCAGCGGTCGAATTCTTCGATAGCGTAGTCGGCGATGCGCAGGACTTCGTCGCCGGCTGAGCCCGCGATGTGACTGGAGAGGAAGACGTTCGGCAGTGTGCGCAGCGGTGAATGAGGCAGCGGCGGTTCGGGGGCGGTGACGTCGAGGAGGGCGGTAATGTCCGGGCGATCGGTGAGAACGCGGATCATTTCGTCTTCGCGAATGGTTGCCCCTCGACCGGTGTTGATAAACGTCGCGTGGGGCCGCATTGACGCAAAGTGCGCGCCGGTGAACATGCCGAGCGTGTCCGGAAGGTCGGGTAGATGATTGGAGACGACGCCGGCGCGCGCAAACGCCGCATCAAGCGTGACCTTCTCGACGCCCAGGGCGTTGGCCTCAGAGTCAGGAAGAAATGGATCGTAGACAACCACTTTCAAATGGTAGGGCTTCAGAAACTCGATCACCTTTCGAGCAACCATGCCCGCCCCGATCAAGGCAATCGTCTCGCCGAAGTTGCCGGCCTGATGCATCGCCATGTGCTTATCGGTAGTCACATACTTTCGTGTGTTCTGGAAATATCCCTTGTTAGCGAGCAGGATCTGAGAGACCGTAAACTCCGCCACGGGAACAGCATTCGCCGCCCAGCCGCTCACGACCGTGATCCCCCGCTCCAGCAGTGGCCGCGCGAACGGCTGCACTGTACCGGCGGCGTAAAAGAGCGCCCGCAGGCTTGGCAGCAAATCCAGTTGCGCCGCGCTGAGCAGCGGCATGCCCCATGTGCTGAACATCACTTCGACATTGACTAGCTCTGGCGCGTACTGCGCCAGATTATCCGTCGTGATAACCTTGGGAAACACATGCGCCCGCTCGGCGATAGCCTCCCAACGGCCCTGAGCGTAGGTCCGTTTAATTCTGACTTCATCGCCGAAAAAAATGGCTTTGGGAACTGGCGCTGTCAATTTCGATCTCCTGATCGCAAAGCACTGGTTCGCAAGTGTGACAAGACGTATTCCATCAGTGGCTGAGAATTGTGTAGAACCCGAAAAGTACGAAACCGGCGTCGATCATTAGCGCGCGGCGGCGTTTGCCTTCGAAGCGGCGGCGGGCTTTGAGGTCGCCGGGGGGGAGGCGTTTTTCGAGGAGGCTGAAGTAGGCGAGGCTGATCGCCCGGAATATACATCCCAGGGCGACCAGCGCTCCGCCGGCGATTTTGAATGGATTCAAAGTGGTTGGCTGTTACTTGAAGTTGGTGAACTGGAGCGGCGATTCGATCTCTTCCGCGCCTTTCAGAAGGGCGATGACCGCTTGGAGGTCGTCGCGGCTCTTGGAGGTCACGCGGACCTGCTCATCCTGGATTTGCGCATTGACCTTGATGCCCTTGTCCTTGATCAGCTTGACGATCTTCTTCGCGGCTTCCATCGGAAGGCCGTTTTTGATGGTGACAACCTGACGAACCGTGCCCTTGGTCGCTTCTTCGAGCTTTCCGTACTCCAGGAACTTAATGTCGATCCCGCGCTTGATGAACTTGGACTGGATGACATCGATCAGCGCCGTCAATCGCGCCTCATTGTCGGCGGTCAGGGTGAGCTTATCCTTCTCGTGCTTGATCTCCGCCATGGAATTGCGGAAGTCGAAGCGGGTCTCGATCTCGCGCTCCGCTTGATCAATCGCGTTCTTGACTTCCTGCGGATCCGTCTTGGAAACGACGTCGAAACTGGAATCTGTGGCTGCCATAATTTGCAGATCTCCTTCGGGCAATAAATTCTCGCAGCCGCGTCACATGGATCGTTTATTGCGCGGCCGGCGGTTATTCCCTTTATCATACCCGCTCCAGGGCTTGGCGCCGCCCCTCCCGTTTGCCGCAAACGGGTATTTCTGCTATAATGGTGGGTAGGAGAACATCTGTATGGCGGTCAAACCGTCCGAAGAACCACGGACCCCGAAAAAGCCCCGCGCGCCCCGAGCCGCCCCCGCGCCTCAGAAAGCCTCGCGATCCAAGCCCCCGCGCAATAACCAGCGGTTCGCCCACGATATGTGGGGAATCGGCTTTCTCGCGCTGGGCGGAATTTTGCTCGTCAGCTTGATCTTTGAAGGCCAGGCGGGAGCGATCGGCGATGCGCTGGCGGGCGGAATGCGCTGGCTGGTGGGCGTCGGCGCCTGGGTCATGCCGTTCTTCATCGCCAGCATCGGCGTGATGCTGATCCGGGGACGCGAGCAGCACACACGGGCGAACTTTATCGGCGGCGGAGTGACGCTGTATCTGATCTTCATCACCTGGTGGCATCTGGCGTACACCACTGTCGCCAATCAATCCATGAACCCGGGACATAACGGCGGCGAAGTCGGATTTTTGTTCTGCTCGCTGCTGCGCATGCTCTTCGGGACCAACGATGTTTCCAGCCACATTCTTCTGACGGCTCTTTCCATCGGCGCGATTGTCTGGACAACCGACATGCGCCTGCTGCACCTCTTCGAGCGCACCGTCGAAGGCGGGCGCAAGCTCACGCCGCCCGTGACCAAGACGGCGCAGGCGATGCAGCGCGGCGCGGCGGCGGCCAAGGAGCGCGCGGCGATCGCGCGGGAGGAGCGCCTGCTGGCGCAGGAAGAAGAGCGCGCCGAACGCGACGCCGCGCGGGCCAGGGACGAAGAGCGCAAGCGCGAGGAGCGCGCCCGGCGGATGATCGAGACGATGGACGCCCCGGTCAACAAAAAGGCCAAGGCCGAGCCCATTGCGGAATCCGCCCAGCCCAGCGCGCCGGCGCCGATCATTCCGATCCTTCCCATTACTCCGATCGAGGCGGTCGCCGCCGCGCCGGTGATTCCGCCCGCGCCGATGAGCCTGCCGCCGTCGATCGCGAAGCTGGTGGAGGAGGACGACGATGACGCGCCGACCATTCCCCAGATTCCGATCAAGATGATGGTTCCCAAACCCGCGCCGGTGGCGCCGCTGGTGATCCCGGTGGGCCTCGCCGATGACGGCACGAAGCGGGAGTACACCCTGCCGCCACTGGAGCTTCTCAACGAGCCGCCGCCCAAGCCCATCCGATCCGCGCAGTCGATTCAGGACAAGCAAGCCGTATTGATGCAGACGCTCAACGACTTCAAGATCGGCGCCAACGTGGCGCAGGTCGCGATGGGGCCGACCGTCACGCGTTACGAAGTCCAGCTGGAGCCGGGCATCCTGGTCAAGAAGATCGTCAGCCTCGCGGACAACCTCGCGATGTCGCTGGCGGCGATCGATGTCCGTGTCGAGGCCCCCATCCCGGGCAAGAGCGCCATCGGCATCGAAGTGCCCAACGACGTCATTGAGATGGTGACGCTGCGCGAATGCCTCGCCACCAATGAGTTCATGAACGCGCCGAGCAAGCTGACTTTTGCGCTCGGAAAAGACATCGCCGGCAACTTCAAGTATGCGGACCTGACGCGCATGCCCCACCTGCTGATCGGCGGCAGCACCAACAGCGGCAAGAGCGTCTGTCTGAACGTCATCATCTCCAGCATCGTGTACCGCGCGACGCCGCGCGAAGTGCGCTTTGTGATGATCGACCCGAAACGCGTCGAGCTGTCGCTGTACGACGGCATCCCGCATCTTCTGTCTCCCGTGATCAAGGACGTTAAGCTCGCCGCCGGCATCCTGCGCAGCGTCCTTCAGGAGATGGAGGAGCGCTATGACCGGTTCGCCCAGATCGGCACGCGCAACATCGAAGGGTTCAATAACCGCGTTCCCCCCGATGAGCGGCTGCCGTTCATCGTCGTGATCATCGACGAGTTGGCCGACTTGATGATGCAGCAGGGACCGGAAGTGGAAACCTCCATCTGCCGGCTCGCCCAGCTCGCGCGCGCCACGGGCATTCACCTCGTGATCGCAACGCAGCGGCCGTCCGTGGACGTCATCACCGGTACGATCAAGTCCAATGTCGGCTCCCGCATCGCCTTCTCCGTGGCGACCGTCATCGACAGCCGCACCATTCTCGATCAGGGCGGCGCGGACCGTCTGATCGGGCGCGGCGACATGCTCTACCTTCCCATCGACGCCCCCAAGCCCGTGCGCGTCCAGGGCTGCTATGTCGGCGAGCGCGAAACCGAGGAGCTGGTGAAGTATCTGCGCGGCCAGGAAGAGGCCGTCTATACGATGATCCCGTCCGAGACCAGCGCGAGCGGAACCCGCGACGAGTTCGACGACGACGGCTCCAGCGACCAGCTCTTCGAACCCGCCGTCCGCTGGCTCGTCGCGCAGGGATCGTGCTCCACATCCAGCCTTCAGCGCAAGTTCAAAGTCGGCTACACCCGCGCCGCCCGCCTGGTCGAAACCATGGAGGCCCTCCAGATCGTCGGCCCGCAAGACGGCGTCAAACCTCGCGAAATTCTCCTCCGCCCCGAAAACCTTGAAGCCTGGTTCTCCGGAAAGGGTCAAGGAGATTTAGGACAAGGATAAGAGAGGGCCCTCACCCGGCCCTTCGGGCCACCCTCTCCCAATTCTGGGAGAAGGTTAAGATTTGGATCTTTGATCCAAAAAAACTCAAAACTCGGACTCCCCCTCTCCCAGAATTGGGAGAGGGGGCCGGGAGGTGAGGGCCAATCTTTATCGCGATATCCGTAGTATAATATGGAATAACCAGTACACCCCCTGGTTGTTTGACTTATATTCTTAAAAAAGTGCTCCGCCAAACGCCGCGAAAGGAACTTGTGACGCCGATGATGGATCAGGAAGATAACTATTACTTCCTCGAAGGCAACCGCCTTCGCGTGGAAGGCCGTATCCCGCAGGCAATTGGCGCATATCTTGAGGCAGTACGCCGGCGGCCCAGCCATACCGGCGCGCACTTCAACCTGGCCGTCGCCTACACGATCAGCGGACAGTTTCAGCCGGCGCTTCTGCACTACCGTGAAGCGCTGCGATTCGATCCGGAAAACGCCACCATCCATCTGGCCGCCGGAAACCTGCTGGCCGACATGAAGCAGTGGGATGAAGCCGTCCGGGAGTACCGCGAAGCGCTCACCCTCGACCCCACACTTGCCAGCGCGCACGTCAACCTCGGCAACATCCTGATGGAGCGCGGCGCGGCCGACAGCGCCATCGAGTCCTACCGTGAGGCCATCGCGCTCGATCCGGAGCATGTCGAAGCGCACTTTTCCCTCGGGAACGCGCTGCATAGCAAAGGATGGGTTGACGCGGCCATCGCCTACTGGCACGACACCCTCCGTCTCGATCCCGAGCACGGACGCGCCAATTATAATCTTGGCAGCGTCTACTACGCCCTTCAGAAGTACGATGAGGCGACGCGTCACTACCGCGAGGCGCTGCGCATCAGCCCGGAGTTTGCCGACGCCCACCATTACCTGGGCGATGTCCTCAGCGATCAAGGCGATATCGATACGGCGATCGCGGAGTACCGCAAAGCCCTCAAGCTCGACTCGCGCCATGTAGACGCCCGCAACAACCTTGGGCTGGCGCTGCGCCTGAAAGGCCAGTTGGACGCCGCGATCGCCCAGTGGGAAGAAGCGATCCGCCTGGAGCCCGGTTACGCCGAAGCGCATCACAACCTCGGCGCCGCGCTGTTCGTCACCGGCAACTTCCATATGGGCCTGCATGAGCTGCGCGAGGCGATCCGCCTCCAGCCGGACCATGCTTGGGCGCACTTCAACCTGGGTGTCGCGCTGAACCAGATGGGCAACATCGACGGCGCCATCGCCAACTGGCAGGAAGCCGCGCACTTGAACCCGAACCTGGTCGGCGCCCACTTCAATCTGGGCAACGCCTTCTACAAGCGCGGCAATCCCGACCAAGCGGTCTCGAAATGGCGCGAAACGCTCCGCTTCGATCCCGAACATCCGTGGGCGAGCTTCAACATCGGCGGCGCCTCCCGCAGCACGCCATCGGTGGATTACACCTACGCGCAGTGCGAGAGCACCGTCAAACAGCACCCGCGCGTCGCGGGCCGCATGTTCGCCGCGACAGGAGCGTCTCCCCGCTCCTAACCTCCTCAGTCCAACGGCGGCGGCGCGCATGCGCCGCCGCCATTCCCATGTCATTATCAATCGAAATCACAATCAATCGAAATCCAACCCGGAGTGTTTTTTTGAAGTCCCTTAAGCTTGCCTGCTACGCCTCTCTCATAATCGCCATCTCAGGTTCCGCGCACGCGAAACCCGTCCATAAGCGCCCGGTCCATACCGCGCATCCCGCTCCCGTGTCTGGGATCGGACATCTACTGCAAGGCTATTACAATCAAGCAAACGCCGCCGCCGCTCGCAAGGATTTAGACGGCGCATTCCGTTACTTTTCACAGGACTTCGTACTTACCAACCGTAAGGGCAACGAAGTTGACTTAGGGGAAATCCGCTTCAGGGTGAGCGCCCTGTTCGATTCCGCGAGGTCGATTAAACCCTCCACCCTCGTCACCGGCGCCTCACAGCACGGAAGTGTGGCGACGGCTTTGATCCGCGACTCCATCGAATGCATTGTGACCAATCCAGATACTGGTAAGAAAGGCCTTCTCGTTGGCCACTCTGTATCACGAGATACCTGGACACATACTGAGGACGGCTGGATGATTACGAGCTCCCAGCAAATCTCCACGCAAGAGACAATCAACGGACGAGTAGTGACAGATCCAGACCCGGCGGCGCCGGACGCGAGTGATGGCGCCACGCCGCCACAGAGCCTGGGCGGCATCACGAACGGAAATGACGGCGGGTAATCCCACCCTCCCGTCGCGATCTGGCCGGCGATGAAACGTCTCTTGGGCGTTTCATCGCCGGCCAGATCGATATGCATTCGCGCAATAGGCGATGGCCTCTTAAATCTTCCACTCCCCATTCTCATGGATCACCACGCCGTCGGCGTAAATCGCTCCCCCACCCGCGTCAGGACGCATATCGCAGACCATATCCCAGTGGACCGCTGAGGAGTTGACGCCGCCCGTCTCTGGATAGGCGTTTCCTAGCGCCAGATGGAACGTGCCGCCGATCTTCTCGTCATAGAGAGTATTGCGCGTGTAGCGCCTCACGCCGTAGTTGTTGCCGATCGCCACCTCGCCCAGCGAGCGGGCGCCGGGATCGGTTTCCAGCATTTCCTCTAAGAACTCCAGGCCGCTGGACGCTTCGGCGCTGACCACACGTCCATTCTCAAAGGTCAACTGGATATCGTGGACTTCGTGGCCCAAATGCGCCGTCGGGAATGTGTAGCGCACCCGGCCATTGACGGAGTTTTCGATGGGGCCGCTAAAGACTTCGCCGCTGGGAAAGTTGCGATGACCGTCTGAATTGATCCAGAGACGGCCTTCGACGGACATGGTGATATCCGTGTCGGCGGCGACGAAGCGCAGGGTCTTCACCTGGTTGAGATAGTCGACGTAGTGCTGCTGTTTGCGTGAGAACTCGCGCCAGGCTTCGGCGGGATCGTCCTGGTCCAGGAACATCGCGGACATCACGAACTCTTCATACGCCGCCAGCGACAAGCCCGCGTTCTGCGCGGCCGCCGGCGTGGGGAAGAGGGTCAGGACCCAATCGGCCTTCTCCGTCGCCGTGCGCTGAAACAAAGACTTGCGGATGATGCTGTTCGCCTTTTGCGCCTTCGCCTGCTTGGCGGGATCGACGCCGGAAAGGCCCGCCGTGTTAGTTGGCGCCATGATCGCGCACATCGCGTCGATCGTCTCGTACTCAAACTTACGGATCGGAGAAACATACTCCAACTGCTCGTCGCTGGCCGTCGTCAAAAAGACTTCGTCCAGGCCATCCAGCAGGACCTGAAGATGCGGATGCGCGCCGAGTCGGATCGCCGACGCGTACACTTCGCGCGCCAGCGGGACGCCGGCTTCATCCACACGAATCAAGAGCTGCTGGCCCGCCTTGAGGCTCAGGCTGTACTGGGTCATCGTATTGGCCCATTTCGTCAAACGAGGATCGTGCATGGTTTCTCCTGGAATCTAATCATCATTGCGGCGGCATCTCGGGCCAGTACCCCGGTTATGAAACCCGGGTCTGGGAGGGCTTCGCCCTAACCGTCCGTGCCGGACGGAGGAATATATGTTGTCGATTG from Capsulimonas corticalis harbors:
- a CDS encoding VOC family protein; protein product: MQQRLSLLTVGVNDLAAVRAFYEEKFEWTPVAASADIVFFQMNGFLLAFFGKEALAADANLAAETAGAKPFTLAYNVQTETEVNALFALLESRGVGIVKRPEATFLDMWSMLRATCGRLPAIHILNWTGRGMSRGIGISPVCKPRCIKSYYKVACYAEV
- a CDS encoding FtsK/SpoIIIE family DNA translocase, which produces MAVKPSEEPRTPKKPRAPRAAPAPQKASRSKPPRNNQRFAHDMWGIGFLALGGILLVSLIFEGQAGAIGDALAGGMRWLVGVGAWVMPFFIASIGVMLIRGREQHTRANFIGGGVTLYLIFITWWHLAYTTVANQSMNPGHNGGEVGFLFCSLLRMLFGTNDVSSHILLTALSIGAIVWTTDMRLLHLFERTVEGGRKLTPPVTKTAQAMQRGAAAAKERAAIAREERLLAQEEERAERDAARARDEERKREERARRMIETMDAPVNKKAKAEPIAESAQPSAPAPIIPILPITPIEAVAAAPVIPPAPMSLPPSIAKLVEEDDDDAPTIPQIPIKMMVPKPAPVAPLVIPVGLADDGTKREYTLPPLELLNEPPPKPIRSAQSIQDKQAVLMQTLNDFKIGANVAQVAMGPTVTRYEVQLEPGILVKKIVSLADNLAMSLAAIDVRVEAPIPGKSAIGIEVPNDVIEMVTLRECLATNEFMNAPSKLTFALGKDIAGNFKYADLTRMPHLLIGGSTNSGKSVCLNVIISSIVYRATPREVRFVMIDPKRVELSLYDGIPHLLSPVIKDVKLAAGILRSVLQEMEERYDRFAQIGTRNIEGFNNRVPPDERLPFIVVIIDELADLMMQQGPEVETSICRLAQLARATGIHLVIATQRPSVDVITGTIKSNVGSRIAFSVATVIDSRTILDQGGADRLIGRGDMLYLPIDAPKPVRVQGCYVGERETEELVKYLRGQEEAVYTMIPSETSASGTRDEFDDDGSSDQLFEPAVRWLVAQGSCSTSSLQRKFKVGYTRAARLVETMEALQIVGPQDGVKPREILLRPENLEAWFSGKGQGDLGQG
- a CDS encoding aminopeptidase, with translation MHDPRLTKWANTMTQYSLSLKAGQQLLIRVDEAGVPLAREVYASAIRLGAHPHLQVLLDGLDEVFLTTASDEQLEYVSPIRKFEYETIDAMCAIMAPTNTAGLSGVDPAKQAKAQKANSIIRKSLFQRTATEKADWVLTLFPTPAAAQNAGLSLAAYEEFVMSAMFLDQDDPAEAWREFSRKQQHYVDYLNQVKTLRFVAADTDITMSVEGRLWINSDGHRNFPSGEVFSGPIENSVNGRVRYTFPTAHLGHEVHDIQLTFENGRVVSAEASSGLEFLEEMLETDPGARSLGEVAIGNNYGVRRYTRNTLYDEKIGGTFHLALGNAYPETGGVNSSAVHWDMVCDMRPDAGGGAIYADGVVIHENGEWKI
- a CDS encoding tetratricopeptide repeat protein, whose product is MMDQEDNYYFLEGNRLRVEGRIPQAIGAYLEAVRRRPSHTGAHFNLAVAYTISGQFQPALLHYREALRFDPENATIHLAAGNLLADMKQWDEAVREYREALTLDPTLASAHVNLGNILMERGAADSAIESYREAIALDPEHVEAHFSLGNALHSKGWVDAAIAYWHDTLRLDPEHGRANYNLGSVYYALQKYDEATRHYREALRISPEFADAHHYLGDVLSDQGDIDTAIAEYRKALKLDSRHVDARNNLGLALRLKGQLDAAIAQWEEAIRLEPGYAEAHHNLGAALFVTGNFHMGLHELREAIRLQPDHAWAHFNLGVALNQMGNIDGAIANWQEAAHLNPNLVGAHFNLGNAFYKRGNPDQAVSKWRETLRFDPEHPWASFNIGGASRSTPSVDYTYAQCESTVKQHPRVAGRMFAATGASPRS
- a CDS encoding hydroxyacid dehydrogenase, with translation MTAPVPKAIFFGDEVRIKRTYAQGRWEAIAERAHVFPKVITTDNLAQYAPELVNVEVMFSTWGMPLLSAAQLDLLPSLRALFYAAGTVQPFARPLLERGITVVSGWAANAVPVAEFTVSQILLANKGYFQNTRKYVTTDKHMAMHQAGNFGETIALIGAGMVARKVIEFLKPYHLKVVVYDPFLPDSEANALGVEKVTLDAAFARAGVVSNHLPDLPDTLGMFTGAHFASMRPHATFINTGRGATIREDEMIRVLTDRPDITALLDVTAPEPPLPHSPLRTLPNVFLSSHIAGSAGDEVLRIADYAIEEFDRWRAGEPLRYAITLDMLDRVA
- a CDS encoding SRPBCC family protein; the encoded protein is MITTAQDTIEREITVRAPKERVFKAITDPKQIVAWFPDAVEGAIEPGERPTFDFGNNFKVQIYVIAVDPHDYFAYNWVPCAGEDSHGFHGDVLAEPHTLVEFRLEEVADGTIVRVKESGFASLPAESAEKLFNGNTDGWAYMMGRLEALMSQE
- a CDS encoding DUF1559 domain-containing protein; its protein translation is MSQQHKFRGFTLIELLVVIAIIAILAAILFPVFAKAREKARQISCTSNMKQLGLGLMQYTQDNDETFPSGVNNLGRGWAGAIYPYVKSTGVYKCPDDSTSTATSLEQSAVAETDYPTSYGLNGNLTGRAVWSNYPIVTTLSGLTAPASTVQLFELVGEQAPLGNASVVDTRSVVACGPDGGGDGGWDGGWSGANGGGTQSTIHYATGILGNPPRTAGTNTYEGSPSSIKTGRHTDAANYLMTDGHVKWIRGASISAGPNAYTPTDAQSGNQAAGTSATGFAATFSAI
- a CDS encoding YajQ family cyclic di-GMP-binding protein, with the protein product MAATDSSFDVVSKTDPQEVKNAIDQAEREIETRFDFRNSMAEIKHEKDKLTLTADNEARLTALIDVIQSKFIKRGIDIKFLEYGKLEEATKGTVRQVVTIKNGLPMEAAKKIVKLIKDKGIKVNAQIQDEQVRVTSKSRDDLQAVIALLKGAEEIESPLQFTNFK